One Streptomyces sp. V4I8 genomic window carries:
- a CDS encoding metallopeptidase TldD-related protein yields the protein MSAHSSKAHKPHEIVERALELSRADGCVVIADEQSTANLRWAGNALTTNGVTRGRTLTVVATVDGKEGTASGVVSRSAVTVDELEPLVRAAEAAARGAGPAEDAQPLVTDVPASPDFTDAPAETSSNVFADFAPALGEAFARARAGGRELYGFANHELMSTYVGTSTGLRLRHDQPNGTLELNAKSPDRTRSAWAGRSTRDFKDVDPTALDAELAVRLGWAERRLELPAGRYETLLPPTAVADLLIYQMWSASGRDAVEGRTVFSKPGGKTRVGERLSELPLTLRSDPNEPGLESAPFVIAHSSGGDQSVFDNGLPIAATEWMREGELKHLTTTRHSAGLTGLPVAPGADNLILDGGEDRSLEEMVANTERGLLLTCLWYIREVDPATLLLTGLTRDGVYLVENGEVTGEVNNFRFNESPVGLLGRATEAGRTEKTLPREWSDWFTRAAMPALRVPDFNMSSVSQGV from the coding sequence ATGAGCGCTCACTCCAGCAAGGCGCACAAGCCGCACGAGATCGTCGAGCGCGCCCTGGAGCTGTCCCGGGCCGACGGGTGTGTCGTCATCGCCGACGAGCAGTCGACCGCCAATCTGCGCTGGGCGGGCAACGCGCTGACCACGAACGGCGTCACGCGCGGGCGGACGCTCACCGTCGTCGCGACAGTCGACGGCAAGGAGGGCACGGCCTCGGGGGTCGTGTCGCGGTCGGCCGTGACCGTGGACGAGTTGGAGCCGCTGGTGCGGGCCGCCGAGGCCGCCGCGCGCGGCGCCGGGCCCGCCGAGGACGCGCAGCCGCTCGTGACGGACGTACCGGCGTCGCCGGACTTCACGGACGCCCCGGCCGAGACCTCGTCCAACGTGTTCGCCGACTTCGCCCCGGCACTCGGCGAGGCGTTCGCACGCGCGCGTGCGGGCGGGCGGGAGTTGTACGGCTTCGCCAACCACGAGCTGATGTCGACTTACGTGGGCACGTCCACCGGGCTGCGGCTGCGGCACGACCAGCCCAACGGGACGCTGGAGCTGAACGCCAAGTCCCCGGACCGCACCCGCTCGGCGTGGGCGGGGCGCTCCACGCGGGACTTCAAGGACGTCGACCCGACGGCGCTCGATGCCGAGCTGGCCGTACGCCTCGGCTGGGCCGAGCGGCGCCTGGAGCTGCCGGCGGGCCGGTACGAGACGCTGCTGCCGCCGACCGCCGTGGCCGACCTGCTGATCTACCAGATGTGGTCGGCGTCGGGGCGGGACGCGGTCGAGGGCCGGACGGTGTTCTCCAAGCCGGGCGGCAAGACGCGCGTCGGCGAGAGGCTGAGCGAGCTGCCGCTGACGCTGCGCAGCGACCCGAACGAGCCGGGTCTGGAGTCCGCGCCCTTCGTGATCGCGCACTCCTCCGGCGGGGACCAGTCGGTGTTCGACAACGGGCTGCCGATCGCCGCCACCGAGTGGATGCGCGAGGGCGAGCTCAAGCACCTCACGACCACCCGCCACAGTGCCGGGCTGACCGGGCTGCCGGTCGCGCCGGGCGCCGACAACCTGATCCTGGACGGCGGCGAGGACCGCTCGCTCGAGGAGATGGTCGCGAACACCGAGCGCGGGCTGCTGCTGACCTGCCTGTGGTACATCCGCGAGGTCGACCCGGCGACGCTGCTGCTCACCGGCCTGACCCGGGACGGGGTGTACCTCGTCGAGAACGGTGAGGTGACCGGCGAGGTCAACAACTTCAGGTTCAACGAATCGCCGGTGGGACTGCTCGGGCGGGCGACGGAGGCGGGCCGTACGGAGAAGACCCTCCCCCGAGAGTGGAGCGACTGGTTCACCAGGGCGGCGATGCCGGCGCTGCGCGTCCCCGATTTCAACATGAGCTCTGTCAGTCAGGGCGTATAA
- the fabI gene encoding enoyl-ACP reductase FabI, protein MSGILEGKRVLITGVLMESSIAFHAAKLAQEQGAEIILTAFPRPTLTERIAKKLPKPTKVIELDVTNDEHLGRLADVVGEELGGLDGVVHSIGFAPQDALGGNFLNTPFESVATAMHVSAYSLKSLTMACLPLMQNGGSVVGLTFDAQYAWPQYDWMGPAKAALEATSRYMARDLGKQNIRCNLVSAGPIGSMAAKSIPGFADLASVWDSRSPLEWDLKDPEPAGRGIVALLSDWFPKTTGEIIHVDGGLHAIGA, encoded by the coding sequence ATGAGCGGAATTCTCGAGGGCAAGCGCGTCCTGATCACCGGTGTGCTGATGGAGTCCTCCATCGCCTTCCACGCCGCCAAGCTGGCCCAGGAGCAGGGCGCCGAGATCATCCTCACCGCGTTCCCGCGGCCCACGCTGACCGAGCGCATCGCCAAGAAGCTCCCGAAGCCCACCAAGGTCATCGAGCTGGACGTCACCAACGACGAGCACCTCGGCCGCCTGGCCGACGTCGTCGGCGAGGAGCTCGGCGGTCTCGACGGCGTCGTGCACTCCATCGGTTTCGCCCCGCAGGACGCGCTCGGCGGCAACTTCCTGAACACGCCGTTCGAGTCGGTCGCCACCGCCATGCACGTCTCGGCGTACTCCCTGAAGTCGCTGACCATGGCCTGTCTGCCGCTCATGCAGAACGGCGGCTCGGTCGTCGGCCTCACCTTCGACGCGCAGTACGCCTGGCCGCAGTACGACTGGATGGGCCCGGCCAAGGCCGCCCTGGAGGCCACCAGCCGCTACATGGCCCGTGACCTGGGCAAGCAGAACATCCGCTGCAACCTCGTCTCCGCGGGCCCGATCGGCTCGATGGCCGCCAAGTCCATCCCCGGCTTCGCCGACCTGGCCTCCGTGTGGGACAGCCGTTCGCCGCTGGAGTGGGACCTCAAGGACCCGGAGCCGGCCGGCCGCGGCATCGTCGCCCTGCTGAGCGACTGGTTCCCGAAGACCACCGGCGAGATCATCCACGTGGACGGTGGCCTGCACGCCATCGGCGCCTGA
- the serB gene encoding phosphoserine phosphatase SerB, whose product MSASQTSDIPTLLVKIFGKDRPGITAGLFDTLAAYSVDVVDIEQVVTRGRITLCALVTQPPAGVEGDLRATVHSWAESMKMQAEIISGLGDNRPRGLGRSLVTVLGHPLTAEATAAIAAKITKSGGNIDRIFRLAKYPVTAVEFAVSGVETEPLRTALVTDAAALGVDIAVVAAGLHRRAQRLVVMDVDSTLIQDEVIELFAAHAGCEDKVAEVTAAAMRGELDFEQSLHARVALLEGLDASVVEKVRSEVRLTPGARTLIRTLKRLGYQVGVVSGGFTQVTDDLQERLGLDFAQANTLEIVDGKLTGRVTGEVVDRAGKARLLRRFAAEAGVPLSQTVAIGDGANDLDMLNAAGLGVAFNAKPVVRQAAHTAVNVPFLDTVLYLLGVTREEVETADSHDEA is encoded by the coding sequence ATGAGCGCTTCGCAGACCTCCGACATCCCCACCCTTCTCGTCAAGATCTTCGGGAAGGACAGGCCGGGCATCACGGCCGGCCTCTTCGACACGCTGGCCGCCTACTCCGTCGACGTGGTCGACATCGAGCAGGTCGTCACCCGTGGCAGGATCACGCTGTGCGCTCTCGTGACGCAGCCTCCGGCCGGTGTGGAGGGGGATCTCCGGGCGACCGTCCACAGCTGGGCCGAGTCGATGAAGATGCAGGCGGAGATCATCTCCGGCCTCGGCGACAACCGGCCGCGCGGCCTCGGTCGCTCCCTGGTGACCGTGCTCGGGCACCCCCTCACGGCCGAGGCGACGGCCGCGATCGCCGCGAAGATCACGAAGTCGGGCGGCAACATCGACCGTATCTTCCGGCTCGCCAAGTACCCGGTGACGGCGGTGGAGTTCGCCGTGTCCGGTGTGGAGACCGAGCCGCTGCGCACCGCCCTGGTGACCGACGCGGCGGCACTGGGTGTCGACATCGCGGTCGTCGCGGCCGGACTGCACCGGCGCGCCCAGCGCCTGGTCGTCATGGACGTGGACTCGACCCTCATCCAGGACGAGGTCATCGAGCTCTTCGCGGCGCACGCCGGCTGTGAGGACAAGGTGGCCGAGGTGACGGCGGCCGCGATGCGCGGGGAGCTGGACTTCGAGCAGTCGCTGCACGCGCGCGTGGCGCTGCTGGAGGGGCTGGACGCCTCGGTGGTGGAGAAGGTGCGCAGCGAGGTGCGGCTGACGCCGGGCGCGCGCACACTGATCCGTACGCTGAAGCGCCTCGGTTACCAAGTGGGGGTCGTCTCGGGTGGGTTCACGCAGGTCACCGATGATCTGCAGGAGCGGCTCGGGCTCGACTTCGCCCAGGCGAACACGTTGGAGATCGTCGACGGGAAGCTGACGGGCCGGGTCACCGGCGAGGTCGTGGACCGGGCGGGCAAGGCTCGGCTGTTGCGCCGGTTCGCCGCGGAGGCGGGGGTGCCGCTGTCCCAGACGGTGGCGATCGGTGACGGCGCCAACGACCTGGACATGCTGAACGCGGCGGGCCTGGGTGTCGCCTTCAACGCCAAGCCGGTGGTCCGGCAGGCGGCGCACACGGCGGTGAACGTGCCGTTCCTGGACACCGTCCTGTATCTGCTGGGCGTCACCCGCGAAGAGGTCGAGACGGCGGACAGCCACGACGAGGCCTGA
- a CDS encoding CynX/NimT family MFS transporter, protein MMGLMASEETTRTVTSMRIRTPEARTTPEPATRAWTIRLLVLGIVLTALNLRPAITSLGALLEEVRDGLGMSGSVAGLLTSVPPLCFAVFGVMAPRLARRFGPGAVVCAGMAAITAGLLLRPYVGSTAGFLAASALALMGIAVSNVLMPVIVKRWFPDRVGSMTGLYSMALALGTASAAAVTVPMTEVLGGSWQTGLAVWAALAALAVLPWIPFVRDRGAAPGATARESHARVEAPRLRVTRSRTAWALAVYFGLQATGAYITMGWMAQIFRDAGVPAGTAGLLLALTMVMGVPLAFVIPRLATRLPHQGPIVLALGACGLLGYAGLYLAPVAGAWAWALLLGVSNCSFPLALTMVGMRARTSVGVAQLSGFAQSTGYLISIPGPLLVGVLYQHSGGWGLPIVLMAGLMIPQMAVGVLAGRNRTVEEEAAR, encoded by the coding sequence ATGATGGGCCTCATGGCAAGCGAGGAAACGACCCGGACGGTGACGTCCATGCGCATACGCACCCCCGAAGCGCGCACCACTCCCGAGCCCGCCACGCGCGCGTGGACGATACGGCTGCTGGTGCTCGGCATCGTGCTGACCGCGCTCAACCTCCGCCCCGCCATCACCAGCCTCGGCGCCCTCCTCGAAGAGGTCCGCGACGGGCTCGGCATGAGCGGCAGCGTGGCCGGGCTGCTCACCTCCGTGCCCCCGCTCTGCTTCGCCGTCTTCGGCGTCATGGCCCCCCGGCTCGCCCGCCGCTTCGGCCCCGGCGCGGTGGTCTGCGCCGGCATGGCCGCCATCACCGCCGGCCTGCTCCTGCGCCCGTACGTCGGCAGCACGGCCGGCTTCCTGGCCGCCAGCGCGCTCGCCCTCATGGGCATCGCCGTCAGCAACGTCCTGATGCCGGTCATCGTCAAGCGCTGGTTCCCGGACCGGGTCGGCTCCATGACCGGCCTGTACTCGATGGCCCTCGCCCTCGGCACCGCGTCCGCGGCGGCGGTGACCGTGCCCATGACCGAGGTGCTGGGCGGCAGTTGGCAGACCGGCCTCGCGGTGTGGGCGGCCCTCGCCGCTTTGGCCGTACTGCCGTGGATCCCTTTCGTACGGGACCGGGGAGCGGCGCCCGGCGCCACCGCGCGGGAGAGCCACGCGCGTGTGGAGGCACCCCGGCTGCGGGTCACCCGGAGCCGCACCGCCTGGGCCCTCGCCGTCTACTTCGGGCTCCAGGCCACCGGCGCTTACATCACGATGGGCTGGATGGCGCAGATCTTCCGGGACGCGGGCGTGCCCGCCGGCACGGCGGGGCTGCTGCTCGCCCTCACGATGGTGATGGGCGTGCCACTGGCCTTCGTCATCCCGCGCCTCGCCACCAGGCTGCCCCACCAGGGGCCGATCGTGCTCGCCCTGGGCGCCTGCGGCCTCCTCGGGTACGCCGGGCTGTACCTCGCACCGGTCGCGGGCGCCTGGGCCTGGGCCCTGCTGCTCGGCGTCTCCAACTGCTCGTTCCCGCTGGCCCTCACCATGGTCGGCATGCGGGCCAGAACCAGCGTGGGCGTGGCCCAGCTGTCGGGCTTCGCGCAGAGCACCGGCTATCTGATCTCCATCCCCGGCCCGCTCCTGGTGGGCGTGCTCTACCAGCACAGCGGCGGCTGGGGGCTGCCGATCGTGCTCATGGCCGGCCTGATGATCCCGCAGATGGCGGTAGGCGTCCTGGCGGGACGCAACCGTACGGTCGAGGAGGAGGCGGCCCGCTGA
- a CDS encoding histidine phosphatase family protein — MSVAEPRRIVLFRHAKADWPQVNDHERPLADRGRKDAAEAGRRLADTDVPFDLALCSTATRTRETWKLAVHEFPHRPKTIYEERVYESSPGELIALLNETPDDAQNVLLIGHNPGVQGLAEILSGSAESDARERMSRRGFPAAAFAVLSFSGSWKTLEPGVATLLDYWAPSE; from the coding sequence ATGAGCGTCGCAGAACCCCGCAGGATTGTCCTCTTCCGGCATGCGAAAGCCGACTGGCCACAGGTGAACGACCACGAGCGGCCGCTCGCCGACCGGGGCCGAAAGGACGCGGCAGAGGCCGGACGCAGGCTGGCCGACACCGACGTCCCCTTCGATCTGGCCCTGTGCTCGACCGCGACCCGGACCAGGGAGACCTGGAAGCTCGCCGTCCACGAGTTCCCGCACCGGCCGAAAACCATCTACGAGGAGCGGGTCTACGAGTCCTCGCCCGGCGAGCTGATCGCCCTGCTCAACGAAACACCCGACGACGCGCAGAACGTCCTGCTGATCGGCCACAACCCGGGCGTGCAGGGCCTCGCCGAGATCCTCTCCGGCTCGGCCGAGAGCGACGCACGCGAGCGGATGAGCCGCCGCGGATTCCCGGCCGCCGCCTTCGCCGTCCTCTCCTTCAGCGGCAGCTGGAAGACCCTGGAGCCCGGCGTGGCCACGCTGCTCGACTACTGGGCCCCCTCCGAGTGA
- a CDS encoding FadR/GntR family transcriptional regulator — MPLSHPRRSALSEQVIASLRNQITSGEWPVGARIPTEPELVEQLGVARNTVREAVRALAHNGLLDIRQGSGTYVVATSELAGVMHRRFADADPRHIAELRSTLESAAAKLAAERRSEKDLKQLDALLVRREEAWESGDAEAFVAADATFHLAVVAASHNDVMTAMYADLGEVLRDWLREDIGRELTPETHMDHARLVDAIRAGDATAAAAEAASYPFLCRPGRFSSPAGD, encoded by the coding sequence ATGCCCTTGAGCCACCCCCGTCGTTCGGCACTGTCCGAGCAGGTCATCGCGTCGTTGCGGAACCAGATCACCTCGGGCGAATGGCCGGTGGGCGCGCGCATCCCGACGGAGCCCGAGCTGGTCGAGCAGCTCGGCGTGGCCCGCAACACCGTCCGAGAGGCCGTCCGCGCGCTCGCGCACAACGGCCTGCTGGACATCCGCCAGGGCTCCGGCACCTATGTGGTGGCCACCAGCGAGCTGGCGGGCGTCATGCACCGCCGTTTCGCCGACGCCGACCCCCGGCACATCGCCGAGCTGCGCTCCACGCTGGAGTCCGCCGCCGCGAAGCTGGCCGCCGAGCGGCGCTCGGAGAAGGACCTCAAGCAGCTGGACGCGCTGCTGGTGCGCCGTGAGGAGGCCTGGGAGTCGGGCGACGCGGAGGCGTTCGTGGCGGCCGACGCGACCTTCCATCTGGCGGTGGTGGCGGCCTCCCACAACGACGTGATGACCGCGATGTACGCCGACCTGGGCGAGGTCCTGCGGGACTGGCTGCGCGAGGACATCGGCCGGGAGCTGACTCCGGAGACGCACATGGACCACGCGCGGCTGGTCGACGCGATCCGCGCGGGCGACGCGACGGCGGCCGCGGCGGAGGCGGCGAGCTATCCGTTCCTGTGCCGCCCGGGGCGCTTCAGCTCTCCTGCCGGTGACTGA
- a CDS encoding TldD/PmbA family protein, with the protein MPHTIDEAFTALPLRALADAALARARALGAEHADFRVERVRSASWRLRDARLAGSSDTTDLGYAVRVVHGGTWGFASGVDLTLDAAAKVASQAVAMAKLSAQVIKAAGSDERVELADEPVHAEKTWVSSYEIDPFTVPDEEKSALLAEWSARLLAADGVNHVDASLLTVHENKFYADTAGTVTTQQRVRLHPQLTAVSVDESSGEFDSMRTIAPPVGRGWEYLTGTGWDWESELAQIPELLAEKMRAPSVEAGPYDLVVDPSNLWLTIHESIGHATELDRALGYEAAYAGTSFATFDQLGKLRYGSDLMNVTGDRTAEHGLATIGYDDEGVEGQSWDLVKDGTLVGYQLDRRIAKLTGFERSNGCAFADSPGHVPVQRMANVSLQPDPAGMSTEDLIGSVDRGIYVVGDRSWSIDMQRYNFQFTGQRFFRIENGRITGQLRDVAYQATTTDFWGSMAAVGGPQTYVLGGAFNCGKAQPGQVAAVSHGCPSALFKGVNILNTTQEAGR; encoded by the coding sequence GTGCCTCATACGATCGACGAAGCCTTCACGGCGCTTCCACTACGCGCCCTGGCCGACGCCGCGCTGGCACGCGCGCGTGCGCTGGGTGCCGAGCACGCGGACTTCCGGGTCGAGCGGGTGCGCAGCGCGTCCTGGCGCCTGCGGGACGCCAGGCTCGCCGGGTCGTCGGACACCACCGACCTCGGCTACGCGGTGCGGGTGGTGCACGGCGGGACCTGGGGGTTCGCCTCCGGCGTGGATCTGACGCTGGACGCCGCCGCCAAGGTCGCGTCGCAGGCGGTGGCGATGGCGAAGCTGTCCGCCCAGGTGATCAAGGCCGCCGGGTCGGACGAGCGGGTGGAGCTCGCCGACGAGCCCGTGCACGCCGAGAAGACGTGGGTCTCGTCGTACGAGATCGATCCGTTCACGGTGCCCGACGAGGAGAAGTCGGCGCTGCTGGCGGAGTGGAGCGCGCGGCTGCTGGCGGCGGACGGCGTCAACCACGTGGACGCCTCGCTGCTGACCGTCCACGAGAACAAGTTCTACGCCGACACCGCCGGGACCGTGACCACCCAGCAGCGCGTTCGGCTGCACCCGCAGCTGACCGCCGTGTCGGTCGACGAGTCGAGCGGCGAGTTCGACTCCATGCGCACCATCGCGCCGCCCGTCGGGCGCGGCTGGGAGTACCTGACGGGCACCGGCTGGGACTGGGAGTCCGAGCTGGCGCAGATCCCGGAGCTGCTCGCCGAGAAGATGCGGGCGCCGAGCGTCGAGGCGGGGCCGTACGACCTCGTCGTCGACCCCTCCAACCTGTGGCTGACCATCCACGAGTCCATCGGCCACGCCACCGAACTGGACCGCGCCCTCGGCTACGAGGCCGCCTACGCCGGCACCTCCTTCGCCACCTTCGACCAGCTCGGCAAGCTCAGGTACGGCTCCGACCTGATGAACGTCACCGGTGACCGCACCGCCGAGCACGGCCTCGCGACCATCGGGTACGACGACGAGGGCGTCGAGGGCCAGTCCTGGGACCTGGTGAAGGACGGCACCCTCGTCGGCTACCAGCTGGACCGGCGGATCGCGAAGCTGACCGGCTTCGAGCGGTCCAACGGGTGCGCGTTCGCCGACTCCCCCGGGCATGTGCCCGTGCAGCGCATGGCCAATGTGTCGTTGCAGCCGGATCCGGCCGGGATGTCGACCGAGGATCTGATCGGGAGCGTGGACCGCGGCATCTACGTCGTCGGCGACCGGTCCTGGTCGATCGACATGCAGCGCTACAACTTCCAGTTCACCGGGCAGCGGTTCTTCAGGATCGAGAACGGGCGGATCACCGGCCAGCTGCGGGACGTGGCCTATCAGGCGACGACCACGGACTTCTGGGGTTCGATGGCCGCCGTCGGCGGTCCCCAGACCTACGTACTCGGCGGCGCGTTCAACTGTGGCAAGGCCCAGCCGGGCCAGGTCGCAGCGGTCTCGCACGGCTGCCCGTCGGCCCTTTTCAAGGGAGTCAACATTCTCAACACCACGCAGGAGGCCGGTCGATGA
- a CDS encoding SGM_5486 family transporter-associated protein, translating into MPVLDPNPQNGQKKMLLVFGAFFAIFVIIAVVATIAAP; encoded by the coding sequence ATGCCAGTGCTCGACCCGAACCCCCAGAACGGCCAGAAGAAGATGCTGCTCGTCTTCGGGGCCTTCTTCGCCATCTTCGTGATCATCGCCGTCGTGGCGACGATCGCCGCTCCCTGA
- the fabG gene encoding 3-oxoacyl-[acyl-carrier-protein] reductase, giving the protein MSRSVLVTGGNRGIGLAIARAFADAGDKVAITYRSGEPPAGFLAVKCDITDTEQVEQAYKEIEAEHGPVEVLIANAGITKDQLLMRMSEEDFTSVIDTNLTGTFRVVKRANRGMLRAKKGRVVLISSVVGLYGGPGQANYAASKAALVGFSRSLARELGSRNITFNVVAPGFVDTDMTKVLTDEQREGIVKQVPLGRYAQPEEIAAAVRFLASDDASYITGAVIPVDGGLGMGH; this is encoded by the coding sequence TTGAGCCGCTCGGTTCTCGTCACCGGAGGCAACCGGGGCATCGGCCTCGCCATCGCCCGCGCTTTCGCCGACGCCGGCGACAAGGTCGCGATCACGTACCGCTCTGGTGAGCCGCCGGCCGGCTTCCTGGCCGTCAAGTGCGACATCACCGACACCGAGCAGGTGGAGCAGGCCTACAAGGAGATCGAGGCCGAGCACGGCCCGGTCGAGGTTCTGATCGCCAACGCCGGCATCACCAAGGACCAGCTCCTGATGCGCATGTCCGAGGAGGACTTCACCTCGGTCATCGACACCAACCTCACCGGCACCTTCCGCGTCGTCAAGCGCGCCAACCGCGGCATGCTGCGCGCCAAGAAGGGTCGCGTGGTGCTCATTTCGTCGGTCGTCGGGCTGTACGGCGGCCCGGGCCAGGCGAACTACGCCGCCTCCAAGGCCGCCCTGGTCGGCTTCTCGCGCTCCCTGGCCCGTGAGCTGGGCTCGCGCAACATCACCTTCAACGTCGTCGCGCCCGGCTTCGTCGACACCGACATGACCAAGGTGCTCACCGACGAGCAGCGTGAGGGCATCGTGAAGCAGGTGCCGCTCGGTCGTTACGCGCAGCCGGAGGAGATCGCCGCGGCGGTGCGGTTCCTCGCCTCGGACGACGCCTCGTACATCACTGGAGCCGTCATCCCTGTTGACGGCGGACTGGGAATGGGTCACTGA